The proteins below are encoded in one region of Sminthopsis crassicaudata isolate SCR6 chromosome 1, ASM4859323v1, whole genome shotgun sequence:
- the LOC141545082 gene encoding hippocampus abundant transcript 1 protein-like, with translation MAWLRTQPRQAEGEKKKKKRLNRSVLLAKKIITKDGGAVLPGPRDALTAPGVCTQRGHCNIQAPAASGRGGGAARPAGVARPRMPQAEPAAKAHLNLSSPFPSMRTHPSSATNSLCGLERQGIGEPSVYHAVVVIFLEFFAWGLLTTPMLTVLHQTFPQHTFLMNGLIHGVKGLLSFLSAPLIGALSDVWGRKSFLLLTVFFTCAPIPLMKISPWWYFAVISMSGVFAVTFSVIFAYVADITQEHERSTAYGLVSATFAASLVTSPAIGAYLSRAYGDTLVVVLASAVALLDIGFILLAVPESLPEEMRPVSWGAPISWEQADPFASLRKVGQDSTVLLICITVFLSYLPEAGQYSSFFLYLRQVISFSSETVAAFIGVVGILSILAQTVVLGILMRSIGNKNTILLGLGFQILQLAWYGFGSQPWMMWAAGAVAAMSSITFPAISAMVSRNADPDQQGVVQGMITGIRGLCNGLGPALYGFVFYLFHVELNEMVAVESLEKAAKPNMANPSDERSIIPGPPFLFGACSVLLSLLVALFIPEHNHLTLRSGSHKKHSNGAQSHTHSPQAGGLDGKEPLLVDSSV, from the exons ATGGCGTGGTTGCGCACGCAGCCGCGGCAGGCGGAA ggggagaagaagaagaagaagcggCTCAACCGCAGCGTGCTGCTGGCCAAGAAGATCATCACCAAGGACGGAGGCGCC GTCCTGCCGGGCCCCCGAGATGCTCTCACTGCCCCTGGTGTGTGCACCCAGCGTGGCCACTGCAACATCCAGGCCCCCGCAGcctctgggaggggagggggtgCCGCCCGCCCAGCAGGGGTCGCCAGGCCCCGCATGCCCCAGGCCGAGCCC GCTGCCAAGGCCCATCTCAATCTCTCCTCACCTTTTCCATCCATGCGCACCCA tcccagctctgccactaactCTTTGTGTGGCTTGGAG CGACAGGGGATTGGCGAGCCTAGTGTATACCATGCCGTGGTGGTGATCTTCCTGgagttttttgcctggggcctgCTCACAACCCCTATGTTAACG GTATTGCATCAGACATTCCCACAGCACACTTTCCTGATGAATGGCCTGATCCACGGAGTCAAG GGCCTGCTGTCTTTCCTCAGTGCCCCTCTCATTGGCGCCCTCTCAGATGTCTGGGGCAGAAAGTCATTCCTCCTCTTGACGGTGTTCTTCACCTGTGCGCCCATCCCACTGATGAAGATCAGCCCGTG GTGGTACTTTGCAGTCATTTCCATGTCAGGCGTCTTTGCGGTCACCTTCTCCGTCATCTTTGCCTATGTAGCCGACATCACCCAGGAGCACGAGCGGAGCACAGCCTATGGCCTG GTCTCCGCTACCTTTGCTGCCAGTCTGGTGACAAGCCCAGCCATCGGTGCCTACCTGTCCCGCGCCTATGGGGACACGCTGGTGGTGGTGCTGGCCTCAGCCGTTGCTCTGCTGGACATCGGCTTCATTTTGCTGGCTGTGCCTGAGTCCCTGCCCGAGGAGATGCGCCCGGTGTCTTGGGGGGCCCCCATCTCCTGGGAGCAGGCCGACCCCTTTGCT TCTCTTCGGAAAGTGGGCCAGGACTCGACCGTGCTCCTCATCTGTATCACTGTCTTCCTTTCCTACCTACCAGAAGCCGGCCAGTACTCTAGCTTCTTTCTCTACCTGCGCCAG GTAATTAGCTTTTCCTCAGAGACAGTGGCCGCCTTCATTGGTGTGGTGGGGATTCTCTCCATCCTGGCTCAG ACGGTGGTGCTGGGGATCCTGATGCGCTCCATAGGGAACAAGAACACGATCCTGCTTGGCCTGGGGTTCCAGATCCTACAGCTGGCCTGGTACGGCTTTGGCTCCCAGCCTTG GATGATGTGGGCCGCAGGTGCGGTGGCCGCCATGTCCAGCATCACCTTCCCTGCCATCAGCGCCATGGTGTCCCGGAACGCAGACCCCGACCAGCAAG GGGTCGTCCAAGGGATGATCACAGGCATCCGGGGGCTGTGCAATGGTCTGGGCCCGGCTCTCTACGGCTTCGTCTTCTATCTCTTTCACGTGGAGCTGAACGAGATGGTGGCGGTGGAGAGCCTGGAGAAGGCCGCCAAGCCCAACATGGCCAACCCTTCGGATGAG CGGAGCATCATCCCCGGCCCCCCTTTCCTCTTTGGAGCGTGCTCAGTCCTGCTGTCCCTCCTAGTGGCCTTGTTCATCCCTGAGCACAATCATCTCACACTGCGGTCCGGCAGCCACAAGAAACACAGCAATGGTGCCCAGAGCCACACGCACAGCCCCCAGGCGGGCGGCTTGGATGGCAAGGAGCCCCTCCTGGTGGACAGCAGTGtatga
- the MADCAM1 gene encoding mucosal addressin cell adhesion molecule 1 codes for MNEAALPAPLTPPALLLLLLLLQGQSSWGAPREGKNSLRITPAWPMVRAGGSIKLNCSLTCSKEATVQWKGLDTSLGHVSSVPGLSVLTIPEATLSMAGWKVCISTCQDTTYQDTVELLVYAFPDKVEVFPSTLAPGQGATLVCSAREVSPHDKLSFTWYRGDEKLEGLQVLDEDLGPEQEAETGEELEVFWVTKRWALPAELVTLGPEFRCLVELNLGHQAFNHSRAIAVVSRMTSPAPSTLLPTTTTVGPALPSSVASTVKGYSSGPPGPTASSLTRGPGSSLPLTSNPSSGVPCLPKIFLSPMPGASGGALELTCQACEPGTSVHWIRAPGRLADYQGQEAGAQATLILHPGPLNWGMYQCQVDPGRQKTSCYLDKDLLPEMDSGNSSASLWTGGCMLGLILVAFVAYRLWRWLRAQDAPNAAQP; via the exons ATGAATGAAGCAGCCCTCCCTGCCCCCCTCACCCCGCCagcccttctcctcctcctcctccttctccaaggCCAGAGCAGCTGGG GAGCGCCGAGGGAAGGCAAGAACTCCTTGCGGATCACGCCCGCGTGGCCGATGGTCCGGGCTGGAGGCTCCATCAAGCTGAACTGCTCTCTGACCTGCTCCAAGGAGGCGACCGTGCAGTGGAAGGGGCTGGACACCAGCCTGGGCCACGTCTCCTCGGTGCCGGGTCTCAGCGTTCTGACCATCCCCGAGGCCACGCTCTCCATGGCGGGATGGAAGGTGTGCATCAGCACCTGCCAGGACACCACCTACCAGGACACGGTGGAGCTGCTGGTGTACG CCTTCCCCGACAAAGTGGAAGTGTTCCCGAGCACCCTGGCCCCTGGGCAAGGGGCCACCCTGGTCTGCTCGGCCCGAGAGGTCTCCCCTCACGACAAACTGAGCTTCACTTGGTATCGGGGCGATGAGAAGCTGGAGGGACTGCAGGTCCTGGATGAGGATCTGGGGCCTGAGCAGGAAGCGGAGACTGGGGAGGAGCTGGAAGTCTTCTGGGTCACAAAACGCTGGGCCCTGCCCGCAGAGCTGGTGACCCTCGGACCTGAGTTCCGCTGCCTCGTAGAGCTGAATCTGGGGCATCAGGCTTTCAACCACAGCCGGGCCATAGCTG TTGTTTCCAGGATGACATCCCCAGCACCCAGCACCCTTCTGCCGACAACCACCACCGTGGGGCCGGCTCTGCCCTCCTCAGTTGCCTCTACGGTAAAAGGTTATAGCTCTGGCCCCCCTGGCCCCACAGCTTCCTCCCTGACTCGGGGCCCTGGGTCTTCACTGCCCCTCACTTCAAACCCCAGCTCTGGGGTTCCTTGCCTCCCCAAAATATTCCTGTCCCCGATGCCTGGGGCCAGTGGGGGGGCCTTGGAGCTGACATGCCAGGCATGTGAACCTGGGACGTCTGTGCACTGGATTCGGGCCCCTGGAAGGCTGGCAGACTACCAGGGACAGGAGGCTGGGGCCCAGGCCACCCTAATCCTGCATCCAGGGCCCCTGAACTGGGGGATGTACCAATGCCAAGTGGATCCCGGGCGCCAAAAGACTAGTTGTTACCTAGACAAGGACCTCT TGCCCGAGATGGACAGCGGGAACAGCTCAGCGTCCCTCTGGACAGGCGGCTGCATGCTGGGCCTGATCCTTGTGGCCTTTGTGGCATACCGCCTGTGGAGGTGGCTCAGGGCCCAGGACGCCCCAAACGCCGCCCAGCCCTGA